In a genomic window of Lepisosteus oculatus isolate fLepOcu1 chromosome 5, fLepOcu1.hap2, whole genome shotgun sequence:
- the golm2 gene encoding protein GOLM2 isoform X2 — MVGFGANRRGGRLPSFILIALLVIILVLSFNYWTVSSKHTRLLDELAEVQAQVKRTDAARSRLEKRNSELIVQVDTHRKQIDQKDGDYVTLESKLQALESQAKKCADEKTKLQSDQSTQRSEIQRLQEQLEELRQEFMKLEDQLHETKKNSTFLEKKLEYESLQCGQQIAELKSEYEEKMKRVVGDAEDIQRNKINHPASTHSLKEDRAGPAGSDTEHADGLHTEATHKLDSGEQKGVVKHGSDAGMPGIEDSEVGKAEDMHFALKKPAITLMKPEAGGAEAARERPAGGREGAQGEPRGLDAPKVGAEQYAEPGNADQQQQVAPQPAADNPRMFEDGKAGLKADELGERRRQMRAPINDKPDHRAAKDGGLQLPPNPVQVLPQPNEHQAGQDQQPADPPQHRQSRFFDENESPVDPQHGSKLADYNGDDGNVDDEDRELQGDRAIDYGKRHQANDIL, encoded by the exons ATGGTGGGATTCGGTGCGAATCGGAGGGGCGGTCGCCTGCCGTCCTTCATCTTGATCGCCTTGTTGGTGATCATCCTCGTCCTCTCTTTCAACTACTGGACGGTGTCCAGCAAGCACACGCGCCTGCTGGACGAGCTGGCCGAGGTGCAGGCGCAGGTGAAGCGCACGGACGCCGCGCGCAGCCGCCTGGAGAAGCGGAACTCGGAGCTGATCGTGCAGGTGGACACTCACCGCAAGCAGATCGACCAGAAGGACGGCGACTATGTCACGCTGGAGAGCAAGCTGCAAGCCCTGGAGTCGCAGGCTAAGAAGTGCGCGGACGAGAAG ACGAAACTCCAGAGTGACCAGTCGACCCAGCGCTCGGAAATCCAGCGGCTGCAAG AGCAGCTGGAGGAGCTGCGGCAGGAGTTTATGAAGCTGGAGGATCAGCTGCACGAGACCAAGAAGAACAGCACCTTCCTGGAGAAGAAGCTGGAGTATGAGAG CCTGCAGTGTGGACAGCAGATCGCAGAGCTGAAGTCTGAGTATGAGGAGAAGATGAAGAGAGTGGTGGGCGACGCCGAGGACATTCAGCGG AACAAAATCAATCACCCTGCTTCCACACACTCTTTGAAGGAGGACCGAGCAGGCCCTGCTGGCAGTGACACTGAGCACGCTGATGGCCTGCACACAGAGGCCACCCACAAACTGGACAGCGGAGAGCAGAAAG GCGTCGTCAAGCATGGCAGTGACGCCGGGATGCCCGGAATTGAGGACAGCGAAGTGGGCAAAGCTGAGGACATGCATTTCG CCCTGAAGAAGCCggcgatcacgctgatgaagccGGAGGCGGGCGGGGCCGAGGCCGCGAGGGAGAGGCCGGCTGGAGGCCGCGAGGGCGCGCAGGGTGAGCCGCGGGGCCTGGATGCCCCGAAGGTCGGCGCCGAGCAGTACGCGGAGCCGGGCAACGCTGACCAGCAGCAGCAGGTGGCGCCGCAGCCCGCGGCGGATAACCCCAGGATGTTCGAGGACGGCAAAGCTGGGCTCAAGGCGGACGAGCTGGGAGAGCGCAGGAGGCAGATGAGAG CTCCCATTAATGACAAGCCTGACCATCGTGCTGCCAAAGATGGGGGGCTCCAGCTTCCCCCCAATCCCGTGCAGGTGCTGCCACAGCCCAATGAGCACCAGGCCGGCCAGGACCAGCAACCCGCCGACCCCCCCCAGCACAGACAGA GCCGGTTCTTTGATGAGAACGAGTCCCCTGTAGATCCGCAGCATGGCTCTAAGCTTGCGGACTACAACGGGGACGACGGTAACGTGG ATGATGAAGATCGAGAACTTCAAGGAGACCGTGCTATAGATTATGGAAAACGACACCAAGCCAATGATATCCTATAA
- the golm2 gene encoding protein GOLM2 isoform X3 has protein sequence MVGFGANRRGGRLPSFILIALLVIILVLSFNYWTVSSKHTRLLDELAEVQAQVKRTDAARSRLEKRNSELIVQVDTHRKQIDQKDGDYVTLESKLQALESQAKKCADEKTKLQSDQSTQRSEIQRLQEQLEELRQEFMKLEDQLHETKKNSTFLEKKLEYESLQCGQQIAELKSEYEEKMKRVVGDAEDIQRNKINHPASTHSLKEDRAGPAGSDTEHADGLHTEATHKLDSGEQKGVVKHGSDAGMPGIEDSEVGKAEDMHFALKKPAITLMKPEAGGAEAARERPAGGREGAQGEPRGLDAPKVGAEQYAEPGNADQQQQVAPQPAADNPRMFEDGKAGLKADELGERRRQMRAPINDKPDHRAAKDGGLQLPPNPVQVLPQPNEHQAGQDQQPADPPQHRQNDEDRELQGDRAIDYGKRHQANDIL, from the exons ATGGTGGGATTCGGTGCGAATCGGAGGGGCGGTCGCCTGCCGTCCTTCATCTTGATCGCCTTGTTGGTGATCATCCTCGTCCTCTCTTTCAACTACTGGACGGTGTCCAGCAAGCACACGCGCCTGCTGGACGAGCTGGCCGAGGTGCAGGCGCAGGTGAAGCGCACGGACGCCGCGCGCAGCCGCCTGGAGAAGCGGAACTCGGAGCTGATCGTGCAGGTGGACACTCACCGCAAGCAGATCGACCAGAAGGACGGCGACTATGTCACGCTGGAGAGCAAGCTGCAAGCCCTGGAGTCGCAGGCTAAGAAGTGCGCGGACGAGAAG ACGAAACTCCAGAGTGACCAGTCGACCCAGCGCTCGGAAATCCAGCGGCTGCAAG AGCAGCTGGAGGAGCTGCGGCAGGAGTTTATGAAGCTGGAGGATCAGCTGCACGAGACCAAGAAGAACAGCACCTTCCTGGAGAAGAAGCTGGAGTATGAGAG CCTGCAGTGTGGACAGCAGATCGCAGAGCTGAAGTCTGAGTATGAGGAGAAGATGAAGAGAGTGGTGGGCGACGCCGAGGACATTCAGCGG AACAAAATCAATCACCCTGCTTCCACACACTCTTTGAAGGAGGACCGAGCAGGCCCTGCTGGCAGTGACACTGAGCACGCTGATGGCCTGCACACAGAGGCCACCCACAAACTGGACAGCGGAGAGCAGAAAG GCGTCGTCAAGCATGGCAGTGACGCCGGGATGCCCGGAATTGAGGACAGCGAAGTGGGCAAAGCTGAGGACATGCATTTCG CCCTGAAGAAGCCggcgatcacgctgatgaagccGGAGGCGGGCGGGGCCGAGGCCGCGAGGGAGAGGCCGGCTGGAGGCCGCGAGGGCGCGCAGGGTGAGCCGCGGGGCCTGGATGCCCCGAAGGTCGGCGCCGAGCAGTACGCGGAGCCGGGCAACGCTGACCAGCAGCAGCAGGTGGCGCCGCAGCCCGCGGCGGATAACCCCAGGATGTTCGAGGACGGCAAAGCTGGGCTCAAGGCGGACGAGCTGGGAGAGCGCAGGAGGCAGATGAGAG CTCCCATTAATGACAAGCCTGACCATCGTGCTGCCAAAGATGGGGGGCTCCAGCTTCCCCCCAATCCCGTGCAGGTGCTGCCACAGCCCAATGAGCACCAGGCCGGCCAGGACCAGCAACCCGCCGACCCCCCCCAGCACAGACAGA ATGATGAAGATCGAGAACTTCAAGGAGACCGTGCTATAGATTATGGAAAACGACACCAAGCCAATGATATCCTATAA
- the golm2 gene encoding protein GOLM2 isoform X1, with translation MVGFGANRRGGRLPSFILIALLVIILVLSFNYWTVSSKHTRLLDELAEVQAQVKRTDAARSRLEKRNSELIVQVDTHRKQIDQKDGDYVTLESKLQALESQAKKCADEKTKLQSDQSTQRSEIQRLQEQLEELRQEFMKLEDQLHETKKNSTFLEKKLEYESLQCGQQIAELKSEYEEKMKRVVGDAEDIQRNKINHPASTHSLKEDRAGPAGSDTEHADGLHTEATHKLDSGEQKGVVKHGSDAGMPGIEDSEVGKAEDMHFALKKPAITLMKPEAGGAEAARERPAGGREGAQGEPRGLDAPKVGAEQYAEPGNADQQQQVAPQPAADNPRMFEDGKAGLKADELGERRRQMRAPINDKPDHRAAKDGGLQLPPNPVQVLPQPNEHQAGQDQQPADPPQHRQSRFFDENESPVDPQHGSKLADYNGDDGNVGEYEADKQAELAYNEEEDGDGGEEDVQDDEDRELQGDRAIDYGKRHQANDIL, from the exons ATGGTGGGATTCGGTGCGAATCGGAGGGGCGGTCGCCTGCCGTCCTTCATCTTGATCGCCTTGTTGGTGATCATCCTCGTCCTCTCTTTCAACTACTGGACGGTGTCCAGCAAGCACACGCGCCTGCTGGACGAGCTGGCCGAGGTGCAGGCGCAGGTGAAGCGCACGGACGCCGCGCGCAGCCGCCTGGAGAAGCGGAACTCGGAGCTGATCGTGCAGGTGGACACTCACCGCAAGCAGATCGACCAGAAGGACGGCGACTATGTCACGCTGGAGAGCAAGCTGCAAGCCCTGGAGTCGCAGGCTAAGAAGTGCGCGGACGAGAAG ACGAAACTCCAGAGTGACCAGTCGACCCAGCGCTCGGAAATCCAGCGGCTGCAAG AGCAGCTGGAGGAGCTGCGGCAGGAGTTTATGAAGCTGGAGGATCAGCTGCACGAGACCAAGAAGAACAGCACCTTCCTGGAGAAGAAGCTGGAGTATGAGAG CCTGCAGTGTGGACAGCAGATCGCAGAGCTGAAGTCTGAGTATGAGGAGAAGATGAAGAGAGTGGTGGGCGACGCCGAGGACATTCAGCGG AACAAAATCAATCACCCTGCTTCCACACACTCTTTGAAGGAGGACCGAGCAGGCCCTGCTGGCAGTGACACTGAGCACGCTGATGGCCTGCACACAGAGGCCACCCACAAACTGGACAGCGGAGAGCAGAAAG GCGTCGTCAAGCATGGCAGTGACGCCGGGATGCCCGGAATTGAGGACAGCGAAGTGGGCAAAGCTGAGGACATGCATTTCG CCCTGAAGAAGCCggcgatcacgctgatgaagccGGAGGCGGGCGGGGCCGAGGCCGCGAGGGAGAGGCCGGCTGGAGGCCGCGAGGGCGCGCAGGGTGAGCCGCGGGGCCTGGATGCCCCGAAGGTCGGCGCCGAGCAGTACGCGGAGCCGGGCAACGCTGACCAGCAGCAGCAGGTGGCGCCGCAGCCCGCGGCGGATAACCCCAGGATGTTCGAGGACGGCAAAGCTGGGCTCAAGGCGGACGAGCTGGGAGAGCGCAGGAGGCAGATGAGAG CTCCCATTAATGACAAGCCTGACCATCGTGCTGCCAAAGATGGGGGGCTCCAGCTTCCCCCCAATCCCGTGCAGGTGCTGCCACAGCCCAATGAGCACCAGGCCGGCCAGGACCAGCAACCCGCCGACCCCCCCCAGCACAGACAGA GCCGGTTCTTTGATGAGAACGAGTCCCCTGTAGATCCGCAGCATGGCTCTAAGCTTGCGGACTACAACGGGGACGACGGTAACGTGGGTGAGTATGAGGCGGACAAGCAGGCCGAGCTGGCCTACAATGAGGAAGAGGATGGTGATGGTGGGGAAGAAGACGTCCAAG ATGATGAAGATCGAGAACTTCAAGGAGACCGTGCTATAGATTATGGAAAACGACACCAAGCCAATGATATCCTATAA